In Streptomyces qaidamensis, one DNA window encodes the following:
- a CDS encoding fumarylacetoacetate hydrolase family protein, producing MSVTSAAASQLFTPFSGPFAIGTLSAPGGTRFPGLVAPDGQVLDLRTALDSPALTTLALLERWGEELPRLHTLAGDSTRDWRPLAEMTVHAPVEPRQIFQSGANYRQHVIDLAVAHRAPDAPGTVEEARAEVAAVMDKRAAEDLPYVFIGLPTTISGPYDDVVLPAWAEKPDWELELAAVISRPAYRVTVEEALEYVAGYTIANDLTDRASVFRRDMPPIGTDWLRSKNAPGFTPLGPWIVPAGSVADPSDLQVTLKLNGETMQDESTSDMVFGVARLVSYISQTARLLPGDMVLTGSPAGNGIHWGRLLRDGDVMDGSVTGLGAQHTRCVAEKTR from the coding sequence ATCTCCGTGACATCCGCAGCCGCGTCGCAACTCTTCACCCCCTTCTCCGGACCGTTCGCCATCGGCACCCTCTCGGCACCGGGCGGGACAAGGTTCCCCGGCCTGGTGGCTCCGGACGGCCAGGTGCTCGACCTGCGTACGGCACTGGATTCACCCGCGTTGACCACGCTCGCGCTCCTGGAGCGCTGGGGCGAGGAACTGCCACGCCTGCACACCCTCGCCGGGGACTCGACGCGCGACTGGCGGCCGCTGGCGGAGATGACCGTGCACGCGCCCGTCGAGCCCCGGCAGATCTTCCAGTCCGGCGCCAACTACCGGCAGCACGTGATCGACCTGGCGGTCGCACACCGCGCCCCGGACGCCCCGGGCACCGTCGAGGAGGCCCGCGCCGAGGTCGCGGCGGTCATGGACAAGCGGGCCGCCGAGGACCTCCCGTACGTCTTCATCGGCCTGCCGACCACGATCAGCGGTCCCTACGACGACGTGGTGCTGCCCGCTTGGGCCGAGAAGCCCGACTGGGAGCTGGAATTGGCCGCGGTGATCTCCCGCCCCGCCTACCGGGTCACCGTGGAGGAGGCGCTGGAGTACGTCGCGGGCTACACCATCGCCAACGACCTGACCGACCGCGCGAGCGTCTTCCGCCGGGACATGCCCCCGATCGGCACCGACTGGCTGCGCAGCAAGAACGCCCCCGGCTTCACCCCGCTCGGCCCCTGGATCGTCCCGGCCGGCTCCGTCGCGGACCCGTCCGACCTGCAGGTCACCCTGAAACTCAACGGCGAGACCATGCAGGACGAGTCCACCAGCGACATGGTCTTCGGCGTCGCACGGTTGGTCTCGTACATCTCCCAGACCGCCCGACTGCTCCCCGGCGACATGGTCCTCACCGGCAGCCCGGCCGGCAACGGCATCCACTGGGGCCGGCTGCTGCGCGACGGCGACGTGATGGACGGCTCGGTCACCGGGCTCGGCGCCCAGCACACCCGCTGTGTCGCGGAGAAGACCCGATGA
- a CDS encoding cyclase family protein, whose amino-acid sequence MSADRIDRTDPEAAIAEAAKAYSNWGRWGEDDVLGTLNFLDEAKRREGAALIRDGVSFSLSQAFDMDGPQKGWRRRTNPVHTMLATGTDAALGGQGFPHGFGGADDVIAMPLQCSTQWDGLGHIFDHGKAWNGRPAEKVVTCEGDLVTGIEHMAPHVAGRGVLLDVGLVIGQDGELPDGFAITEDHLTATAEAHGVTVGRGDLVLVRTGRLARARHEGWGDYAGGPAPGLSFSTAGWLHRSEIAGIATDTWGFEVRPNEFDHAFQPLHQVAIPHIGLLIGEMWDLDALAAHCASDGRYEFWLTAAPLPITGSVGSPVNPIAVM is encoded by the coding sequence ATGAGCGCCGACCGTATCGACCGTACCGATCCCGAGGCGGCGATCGCCGAAGCCGCCAAGGCGTACTCGAACTGGGGCCGCTGGGGCGAGGACGACGTGCTCGGCACGCTCAACTTCCTCGACGAGGCCAAGCGCCGCGAGGGCGCGGCCCTGATCCGCGACGGCGTCAGCTTCTCCCTGTCACAGGCCTTCGACATGGACGGCCCGCAGAAGGGCTGGCGGCGGCGTACGAACCCGGTGCACACGATGCTCGCCACCGGCACCGACGCCGCTCTGGGCGGCCAGGGCTTCCCGCACGGTTTCGGTGGCGCCGACGACGTGATCGCCATGCCCTTGCAGTGCTCCACCCAATGGGACGGGCTCGGGCACATCTTCGACCACGGCAAGGCGTGGAACGGCCGCCCGGCGGAGAAGGTCGTCACCTGCGAAGGCGACCTGGTCACCGGCATCGAGCACATGGCTCCGCACGTCGCCGGGCGGGGCGTCCTCCTCGACGTGGGCCTGGTCATCGGTCAGGACGGCGAACTGCCCGACGGCTTCGCCATCACCGAGGACCACCTGACCGCAACAGCCGAGGCGCACGGCGTGACCGTCGGGCGTGGTGACCTGGTCCTCGTGCGCACCGGACGGCTGGCCCGCGCCCGTCACGAAGGCTGGGGCGACTACGCGGGCGGACCGGCGCCGGGGCTGAGCTTCAGCACGGCCGGCTGGCTGCACCGGAGCGAGATCGCCGGGATCGCCACCGACACCTGGGGCTTCGAGGTGCGGCCCAACGAGTTCGACCACGCCTTCCAGCCGCTGCACCAGGTCGCCATCCCCCATATCGGTCTGCTCATCGGGGAGATGTGGGACCTCGACGCCCTCGCCGCACATTGCGCCTCCGACGGCCGGTACGAGTTCTGGCTCACCGCCGCGCCACTGCCCATCACCGGGTCCGTCGGCTCACCGGTGAATCCCATCGCCGTCATGTAA
- a CDS encoding FAD-dependent oxidoreductase codes for MNDTRPRTVLVIGGGASGNAVTVLLRRAGIAVELIEAKPDWNVLGSGITLQGNALRVLREVGVWDRVRESGYAVDAVGMAAPDGTVFHVQQDFRTGGDDLPPIFGMQRPRLQEILCEAVLESGAAVRLGTTAEELVQDASGVTARFGDGTESRYDLVIAADGVGSRTRAMIGISDKPEPTGMAIWRVPVPRPENVERMTLAYGGPCYIAGYCPTSKNTIYAYLVEANRDRASIDPASYADEMRRLAAPYGGAWPEIAASITDSAEVNYTWFERLLVEGSWHRGRVVLIGDAAHVCPPTLAQGAAMSLEDASVLAEMLGGEQDWSSLDALLTGFYERRIDRVRMVVEASVQLGQWQLDGVRDADAPGLMGRTMSVLMETP; via the coding sequence ATGAACGACACCCGCCCCCGCACCGTCCTCGTCATAGGCGGCGGCGCGTCCGGCAACGCCGTGACCGTGCTGCTGCGGCGGGCGGGCATCGCCGTGGAACTGATCGAGGCCAAGCCCGACTGGAACGTGCTCGGCTCCGGCATCACCCTCCAGGGCAACGCGCTGCGCGTGCTGCGCGAAGTGGGCGTGTGGGACAGGGTCCGGGAGAGCGGCTACGCCGTCGACGCCGTCGGCATGGCCGCGCCCGACGGGACCGTGTTCCACGTCCAGCAGGACTTCCGCACCGGTGGGGACGACCTGCCCCCGATCTTCGGCATGCAGCGGCCCCGGCTCCAGGAGATTCTGTGTGAGGCCGTCCTCGAGAGCGGCGCGGCGGTACGCCTCGGCACCACCGCCGAGGAACTGGTCCAGGACGCGTCCGGCGTCACCGCCCGGTTCGGCGACGGCACCGAGAGCCGCTACGACCTTGTCATCGCCGCCGACGGCGTCGGCTCCCGCACGCGCGCCATGATCGGCATCAGCGACAAGCCCGAACCGACCGGCATGGCCATCTGGCGCGTCCCCGTGCCCCGCCCCGAGAACGTGGAGCGCATGACCCTGGCCTACGGCGGACCGTGCTACATCGCCGGCTACTGCCCGACCAGCAAGAACACCATCTACGCCTATCTCGTCGAGGCCAACCGCGACCGCGCCTCCATCGACCCGGCCTCGTACGCGGACGAGATGCGGCGGCTGGCCGCGCCCTACGGAGGTGCGTGGCCGGAGATCGCCGCGAGCATCACCGACTCCGCCGAGGTCAACTACACCTGGTTCGAGCGGCTGCTCGTCGAGGGCTCCTGGCACCGCGGGCGGGTCGTCCTGATCGGTGACGCGGCCCATGTCTGTCCCCCCACGCTCGCCCAGGGCGCGGCCATGTCGCTGGAGGACGCCTCCGTCCTGGCCGAGATGCTGGGCGGGGAGCAGGACTGGAGTTCCCTCGACGCCCTGCTGACCGGCTTCTACGAACGCCGTATCGACCGTGTCCGCATGGTGGTCGAAGCGTCCGTGCAACTCGGTCAGTGGCAGCTGGACGGCGTCCGTGACGCCGACGCACCCGGTCTGATGGGCCGCACGATGTCCGTCCTGATGGAGACCCCGTGA
- a CDS encoding amidohydrolase family protein translates to MNSANPVGPRNSATIDVHAHVLLPPVEDAVAGHPGLAAARDLDARRNGPEAIAVSGPMFRDRFPKLTDVKARLAAMDASGIDVQLVSPSPSHYHYWADEDLARTVWELANEGTAAHIAQAPQRLHGLGLVPLQHPGLAVEALEHALGLGLRGVEISSHAPGRELSDPAYEPFWTRAEETGAILFLHPFGCTLDERLNRWYLSNTVGQPTENAVALSHLIFSGVLDRHPGLRIVAAHGGGYLPTHIGRSDHAWLARTDTRGCAYPPSSYLKQLYFDSLVHDPDVLRELIRVAGPDRVLLGSDFPFDMGTDDPLGALRDVIDLPDPHFHAVRGGNAAALLRLT, encoded by the coding sequence GTGAACTCCGCGAACCCCGTGGGTCCCCGGAACAGCGCCACGATCGACGTCCACGCGCACGTCCTGCTGCCGCCGGTCGAGGACGCCGTCGCCGGACACCCCGGGCTGGCCGCGGCCCGCGATCTCGACGCCCGCCGCAACGGCCCCGAGGCCATCGCCGTCAGCGGCCCGATGTTCCGCGACCGCTTCCCGAAACTGACCGACGTCAAGGCCCGGCTCGCCGCGATGGACGCCTCCGGGATCGACGTCCAGCTGGTCTCACCGTCTCCGTCGCACTACCACTACTGGGCCGACGAGGACCTGGCCCGTACGGTGTGGGAACTGGCCAACGAGGGCACGGCCGCGCACATCGCCCAGGCCCCGCAGCGGCTGCACGGCCTCGGTCTCGTCCCGCTCCAGCACCCGGGCCTCGCCGTCGAAGCCCTGGAGCACGCCCTCGGCCTGGGCTTGCGCGGGGTCGAGATATCGAGCCACGCGCCGGGACGCGAACTGTCGGACCCCGCGTACGAACCGTTCTGGACACGGGCCGAGGAAACCGGCGCGATCCTCTTCCTGCACCCCTTCGGCTGCACGCTCGACGAGCGCCTCAACCGGTGGTACCTGTCCAACACCGTCGGCCAGCCGACCGAGAACGCCGTCGCCCTGTCCCACCTGATCTTCTCCGGAGTCCTGGACCGGCACCCGGGGCTGCGCATCGTCGCCGCCCACGGCGGCGGCTATCTGCCCACCCACATCGGCCGCTCCGACCACGCCTGGCTCGCCCGCACCGACACCCGCGGCTGCGCGTACCCGCCCAGCAGCTACCTCAAGCAGCTGTACTTCGACTCCCTCGTCCACGACCCGGACGTCCTGCGCGAGCTGATCCGGGTGGCCGGCCCCGACCGGGTGCTGCTCGGCTCCGACTTCCCCTTCGACATGGGCACCGACGACCCGCTCGGCGCTCTGCGCGACGTCATCGACCTGCCCGACCCCCACTTCCACGCCGTACGCGGCGGCAACGCGGCAGCGCTGCTGCGTCTCACCTGA
- a CDS encoding VOC family protein — MTNRLLTHLRHVDLAVPDYDKQLDFYAGVWGLTKVAEDSGISFLAAEGSPEQYIVRLRKAEEKRLDLISYGAANPADVDTLAEQLLAGGVRLISQPGKIDSPGGGYGFRFFDIDGRTIEVSADVEARRHRRIEEKESIPVRLSHVVLNSPDINATRAWYEQHLDFRLSDTMTLPHMGEVMHFMRISNQHHSMAIASGPHTSLQHLSFEMRGIDEYMRGSGRVMRSGARKIWGPGRHMAGDNTFTYFLDPHGNTVEYTTELEKLDEDTWHPHIYDLTKPENADQWGTSNPMNEMVAKEMLNDVDRGVFVAPPV, encoded by the coding sequence ATGACCAACCGCCTGCTCACCCACCTGCGACACGTCGACCTCGCCGTGCCCGACTACGACAAGCAGCTCGACTTCTACGCCGGCGTCTGGGGCCTGACCAAGGTCGCCGAGGACTCCGGTATCTCCTTCCTGGCCGCCGAGGGCTCCCCCGAGCAGTACATCGTCCGGCTCCGCAAGGCCGAGGAGAAGCGCCTCGACCTCATCTCCTACGGCGCGGCGAACCCCGCCGACGTGGACACACTCGCCGAGCAACTCCTCGCGGGTGGAGTGCGGTTGATCTCCCAGCCGGGCAAGATCGACAGCCCCGGCGGCGGTTACGGCTTCCGCTTCTTCGACATCGACGGCCGCACCATCGAGGTCTCGGCCGACGTCGAGGCACGTCGGCACCGTCGTATCGAGGAGAAGGAGTCCATCCCCGTCCGTCTCTCGCACGTCGTCCTGAACTCTCCCGACATCAACGCCACCCGCGCCTGGTACGAGCAGCACCTCGACTTCCGGCTGTCCGACACGATGACCTTGCCGCACATGGGCGAGGTCATGCACTTCATGCGGATCAGCAACCAGCACCACTCCATGGCCATCGCCAGCGGTCCGCACACCTCCCTGCAGCACCTCTCCTTCGAGATGCGCGGCATCGACGAGTACATGCGCGGCTCCGGCCGCGTGATGCGCTCCGGCGCCCGCAAGATCTGGGGCCCCGGGCGGCACATGGCGGGCGACAACACCTTCACGTACTTCCTCGACCCGCACGGCAACACCGTGGAGTACACCACCGAGCTCGAAAAGCTGGACGAGGACACCTGGCACCCGCACATCTACGACCTGACGAAGCCCGAGAACGCCGACCAGTGGGGCACGTCCAACCCGATGAACGAGATGGTCGCCAAGGAGATGCTCAACGACGTCGACCGCGGCGTCTTCGTCGCTCCGCCGGTCTGA
- a CDS encoding fumarylacetoacetate hydrolase family protein, whose amino-acid sequence MRFATYEQHGRSRLATVEDDGVLYPCPGRASLLDLIQAGPEVLREAGNASLDVPRGPHVSQVRLLPPLQPPSVRDFVTFEEHVEGVRRSIDGVPGAPDAWYDAPTFYFTNPYAVIGAHDDVPVPPGSQALDFELEVAAVIGREGRDLTPEQARDHIVGYTIFNDWSARDLQSREMQVGLGPCKGKDTATTLGPHLVTADELEPYRDSDGFLRLALTAEINGEVVGKDLLSNMSWTFEEMTAYASRGTRVRPGDVLGSGTCGNGGCLAELWGVRGRQDPPPLKPGDTVTLTVEGIGTVSNTVVQGAEPVAVPGARTRPRTRP is encoded by the coding sequence ATGCGTTTCGCCACGTACGAACAGCACGGCCGCAGCCGTCTCGCCACCGTCGAGGACGACGGTGTCCTCTACCCCTGCCCCGGCCGAGCCTCGCTTCTCGATCTGATCCAGGCCGGTCCCGAGGTGCTGCGCGAGGCGGGCAACGCAAGCCTGGACGTGCCGCGCGGGCCGCACGTCTCCCAGGTGCGATTGCTGCCGCCGCTCCAACCGCCGTCCGTACGCGACTTCGTCACGTTCGAGGAGCACGTCGAGGGTGTACGACGCAGCATCGACGGCGTCCCGGGCGCCCCGGACGCCTGGTACGACGCGCCCACCTTCTACTTCACCAACCCCTACGCGGTCATCGGCGCCCACGACGACGTCCCCGTGCCGCCCGGCAGCCAGGCACTGGACTTCGAACTCGAAGTCGCCGCGGTCATCGGCCGCGAGGGCCGCGACCTCACCCCCGAGCAGGCCCGCGACCACATCGTCGGCTACACGATCTTCAACGACTGGTCCGCGCGTGACCTCCAGTCCCGCGAGATGCAGGTCGGCCTCGGCCCCTGCAAGGGCAAGGACACCGCCACCACCCTCGGCCCCCACCTCGTCACCGCGGACGAGCTGGAGCCCTACCGCGACAGCGACGGATTCCTGCGCCTGGCGCTGACCGCCGAGATCAACGGAGAGGTCGTCGGCAAGGACCTGCTGTCCAACATGAGCTGGACCTTCGAGGAGATGACCGCATACGCCTCCCGCGGCACCCGGGTACGCCCCGGCGACGTCCTCGGCTCCGGCACCTGCGGCAACGGCGGCTGTCTCGCCGAACTCTGGGGCGTACGCGGCCGCCAGGACCCGCCGCCGCTCAAGCCCGGCGACACCGTCACCCTCACCGTCGAGGGCATCGGCACCGTCTCCAACACCGTGGTACAGGGGGCCGAACCGGTGGCCGTCCCCGGCGCCCGTACGCGCCCGCGAACACGCCCGTGA
- a CDS encoding FAD-dependent oxidoreductase: MKKLPAQRGRVAVIGAGPGGMAAALSVHQAGHDVVLFERYPHARPAGNILNLWPPPIKALGLLGVNTEDLGAPCTSEFRNARGRRRVRAALPEQVVRDYGGGFVGLLRPELYERLLDALPKGVLRVDHTVERVEQDESGVRLHLADGRVHEADVVIGADGIDSLVRRTLWGDSPKREHNLHIFGGYTFDDNVETEPGMCVLSHTRTVQGSWTAIRDKGRDGHQWWVLEAFDARREFTGDLHSTATSLGRGFARPLPQLIAATDPARVQRWVIRDRKPLKQWSKGRATLVGDAAHPTSPYAGYGAGMATEDGYFIGRRLAGVDLSDYAAVRQALDAFETPRKPHTARQSQHAYALGQVFHHAPRALQPIRDAILDRTPLMQKVVGDSTPGSILTQLGEIDRAEARFNTLLGFGGAHDTAS, encoded by the coding sequence ATGAAGAAGCTTCCCGCCCAGCGCGGCCGCGTCGCCGTCATCGGCGCCGGGCCCGGTGGCATGGCCGCCGCGCTCTCCGTCCACCAGGCCGGCCACGACGTCGTGCTGTTCGAGCGCTACCCGCACGCCAGACCCGCCGGCAACATCCTCAACCTGTGGCCGCCACCCATCAAGGCACTCGGACTGCTCGGAGTGAACACCGAGGACCTGGGTGCGCCCTGTACATCCGAGTTCCGCAACGCCCGCGGGCGCCGCCGGGTCCGCGCGGCCCTTCCGGAACAGGTGGTCCGCGACTACGGCGGCGGCTTCGTCGGCCTGCTGCGCCCCGAGCTGTACGAGCGGCTGCTCGACGCGCTGCCCAAGGGTGTCCTGCGAGTCGACCACACGGTGGAGCGCGTCGAGCAGGACGAGAGTGGTGTTCGACTGCACCTCGCGGACGGACGAGTCCACGAGGCGGACGTCGTGATCGGCGCGGACGGCATCGATTCCCTGGTCCGCCGCACCCTGTGGGGCGACAGCCCCAAGCGCGAGCACAACCTGCACATCTTCGGCGGCTACACCTTCGACGACAACGTCGAGACCGAGCCCGGAATGTGCGTCCTCTCCCACACCCGCACGGTGCAGGGCAGTTGGACCGCCATCCGCGACAAGGGACGCGACGGCCACCAGTGGTGGGTACTCGAAGCGTTCGACGCACGCCGGGAATTCACCGGGGACCTGCACTCGACCGCGACCAGTCTCGGTCGGGGCTTCGCACGTCCGCTCCCCCAGTTGATCGCCGCGACCGACCCCGCGCGCGTTCAGCGCTGGGTGATCCGCGACCGCAAGCCGCTGAAGCAGTGGTCCAAGGGCCGCGCCACTCTCGTCGGCGACGCCGCGCATCCCACATCCCCGTACGCGGGGTACGGCGCCGGTATGGCCACCGAGGACGGCTATTTCATCGGCCGCCGCCTGGCAGGGGTGGACCTGAGCGACTACGCCGCCGTCCGCCAGGCACTCGACGCCTTCGAGACCCCCCGCAAGCCGCACACCGCCCGGCAGTCCCAGCACGCCTACGCCCTCGGGCAGGTCTTCCACCACGCGCCGCGCGCTCTGCAACCGATCCGGGACGCGATCCTGGACCGCACCCCACTGATGCAGAAGGTGGTCGGCGACTCCACCCCCGGCTCGATCCTCACTCAGCTCGGTGAGATCGACCGGGCCGAAGCCCGCTTCAACACGCTCCTCGGCTTCGGCGGGGCACACGACACCGCTTCCTGA
- a CDS encoding TetR/AcrR family transcriptional regulator yields the protein MTDSARTSAQSATKPPSLRERMRATVRKEVVEVALRLFVEQGFDRTTVDQIAGEVGLSRASLFRYFGTKEDMVLQGLDETGRQIAEAFAARPDTERPWEALRRAFDVLTQANEQAPEQALSYLRMLQETPSLRARHFEKQLSWQAMLEPEIARRLGVSADQPEEVGPNALSGAALACLDAAATGWVTCGGAVPLAVLLDRAMGTLTE from the coding sequence ATGACCGACTCCGCCCGCACCTCCGCCCAGTCCGCGACCAAACCCCCCAGCCTGCGGGAGCGTATGCGCGCGACGGTCCGGAAGGAAGTCGTCGAGGTCGCGCTCCGGCTCTTCGTCGAGCAGGGATTCGACCGGACGACCGTCGACCAGATCGCCGGTGAGGTCGGGCTGTCGCGTGCCAGCCTGTTCCGGTACTTCGGCACCAAAGAAGACATGGTCCTGCAGGGCTTGGATGAGACCGGCCGTCAGATCGCGGAGGCGTTCGCCGCCCGCCCCGACACCGAGCGTCCCTGGGAGGCGCTGCGCAGGGCGTTCGATGTCCTCACGCAGGCGAACGAGCAGGCGCCCGAGCAAGCGCTCAGCTATCTGCGCATGCTCCAGGAGACTCCGTCACTGCGCGCACGGCACTTCGAGAAGCAGCTGAGCTGGCAGGCGATGCTGGAGCCGGAGATCGCACGGCGGCTGGGCGTCAGCGCCGACCAGCCGGAGGAGGTCGGGCCGAACGCGCTTTCCGGGGCCGCGCTCGCCTGTCTGGATGCGGCCGCGACGGGCTGGGTGACCTGTGGGGGCGCCGTTCCCTTGGCCGTACTGCTCGACCGTGCTATGGGCACGCTGACGGAATAG
- a CDS encoding PaaX family transcriptional regulator C-terminal domain-containing protein, giving the protein MPTLSTAPEPTLPNLSHLEEIFSDEGDGAVGPVRSPGWQSNVSPQGLTVTLIADYTFPVRAWLPSAAIVALLGEFRVTAGAARTTISRLMRRGVLEGSRQGRYSSYRLTSQAAVDLWSGASSIATFTTQPDSWDGRWTLIAFSVPEQESTRRRALRTALRWRGFAPLYDALWVSPHPLTPKGRIEVADLARGAVTVFRARQEDLGTEIDRNPVEAWDLPGIAGHYQAFIDRWSGLLAHISTDRVTGADAVRARTEVMHAYRHFPILDPLLPIGLLPPDWPRSRAREVCVAVYDGLFQPAQDHVRSVVTRFAEGPHPDIRAHTIAGMSAGIGHG; this is encoded by the coding sequence ATGCCGACCCTGTCCACCGCGCCGGAGCCGACTTTGCCGAACCTGTCCCACCTCGAGGAGATCTTCTCCGACGAGGGTGACGGCGCCGTCGGCCCCGTGCGGTCGCCCGGGTGGCAGAGCAACGTATCGCCGCAGGGACTCACGGTGACATTGATCGCCGACTACACATTCCCCGTCCGGGCGTGGTTGCCCTCGGCGGCGATCGTGGCGCTGCTCGGAGAGTTCCGCGTGACCGCGGGTGCCGCCCGTACGACGATCAGCAGGCTGATGCGCCGTGGGGTGCTGGAGGGCAGCCGGCAAGGCAGGTACAGCTCCTACCGGCTGACGTCGCAGGCCGCCGTCGACCTGTGGAGCGGCGCCAGCTCGATCGCCACCTTCACCACCCAACCCGACTCCTGGGACGGAAGGTGGACACTGATCGCCTTCTCCGTCCCGGAACAGGAGAGCACGCGGCGGCGCGCGTTACGCACCGCGCTGCGTTGGCGCGGATTCGCGCCGCTGTACGACGCGCTCTGGGTGTCGCCGCACCCCCTGACCCCCAAGGGGCGGATCGAGGTGGCCGACCTGGCGCGGGGAGCGGTGACCGTGTTCCGCGCGCGGCAGGAGGATCTGGGCACGGAGATCGACCGCAACCCGGTCGAGGCGTGGGACCTGCCCGGCATCGCCGGGCACTACCAGGCTTTCATCGACCGTTGGAGCGGCTTGCTCGCGCACATCAGCACCGACCGCGTCACCGGTGCCGACGCGGTGCGCGCACGGACCGAGGTCATGCACGCCTACCGGCACTTCCCCATCCTGGACCCGCTGCTCCCCATCGGGCTGCTGCCGCCCGACTGGCCCCGGTCGCGGGCGCGGGAAGTCTGCGTCGCGGTGTACGACGGACTGTTCCAGCCGGCCCAGGACCATGTCCGCTCCGTGGTGACCCGATTCGCCGAGGGACCGCACCCCGACATCAGGGCCCATACGATCGCCGGCATGAGTGCGGGTATCGGCCACGGCTGA
- a CDS encoding alpha/beta hydrolase family protein — protein MTMQRRSFLTLSAAGAAGVGMSLLGTGQAGATARAGAPAQRFAVGVRQYAWSRGSRRWTTYVYYPAAGAPGGSPVANAPVAQGVFPACEFMHGFSSSPQKSLAIIRPLAEAGFIVPAPHFANLRGQDVYNGNQSKDVSEVITRTLALNTAGGPLAGHINTAVGVGVSGHSMGGMTTHGLLTAWPDARITAAVPMSCVDMGSPSPSVRAKVLFMHGDRDGTCPISSARQAYRELPAAKAFLTFRGAGHSNYFGDSRTVNTFVDWMRWSLYGDTAARDRLRADASSSTTTWESALG, from the coding sequence ATGACCATGCAACGGCGCAGTTTCCTGACCCTGAGCGCAGCCGGAGCCGCGGGCGTAGGCATGTCCCTGCTCGGCACGGGACAAGCAGGTGCCACCGCGCGGGCAGGAGCTCCGGCCCAGCGGTTCGCGGTCGGCGTGCGCCAGTACGCCTGGAGCCGTGGCAGCCGACGGTGGACCACCTACGTCTACTATCCCGCCGCGGGCGCCCCCGGTGGCTCCCCGGTCGCCAACGCCCCCGTCGCGCAGGGCGTTTTCCCGGCCTGCGAGTTCATGCACGGCTTCAGCAGCAGCCCGCAGAAGTCCCTGGCGATCATCCGCCCCCTGGCCGAGGCGGGGTTCATCGTCCCCGCCCCCCACTTCGCCAACCTCCGTGGCCAAGACGTCTACAACGGCAACCAGTCCAAGGACGTCTCCGAGGTCATCACCCGGACCCTCGCCCTGAACACGGCCGGGGGCCCGCTGGCCGGCCACATCAACACGGCGGTCGGGGTCGGCGTCTCCGGCCACTCGATGGGCGGCATGACCACCCACGGACTGCTGACCGCCTGGCCGGACGCACGAATCACCGCCGCGGTCCCCATGTCCTGCGTGGACATGGGGAGCCCGAGCCCGTCGGTCCGCGCCAAGGTCCTGTTCATGCACGGCGACCGGGACGGGACGTGCCCGATCTCCTCCGCCCGTCAGGCGTACCGGGAACTGCCCGCCGCCAAGGCGTTCCTCACCTTCCGCGGCGCCGGTCACAGCAACTACTTCGGCGACTCCCGCACCGTCAACACCTTCGTGGACTGGATGCGGTGGAGTCTGTACGGCGACACCGCGGCCCGCGACCGCCTTCGCGCCGACGCCAGCTCCTCCACCACCACCTGGGAATCCGCCCTCGGCTGA